In one window of Corynebacterium incognita DNA:
- a CDS encoding FAD-binding and (Fe-S)-binding domain-containing protein: MTAPTHTTSHTSAFPVDGSIDYRGCFEHAVGDAHQVKTDLVYRAAYGSNTSHYDYTPAAVVEATSAEEVGRIFAAARERGIPVTLRSGGSSLSGQAASDSVMVDVRKHFRGMDILDGGKRVRVQPGLTIDDVNLRLAPYGYKLGPDPASTSVATIGGVIANNSSGMACGTEFNSYKTIESMTFVLPSGTTINSADPDADRRFAEAEPELVDTLQRLTRRVRSNPESVAIIERHFAIKNSIGYTLNSFLDYDSPVEQFIHLLVGSEGTLAFIAEATFHTIPLRRFATTAMAVFSNLTSATDALPALKESGAATLELLDDKSIIEGQKIPGTPQEIHGFDPQGQTAMIVEYHTDTLEELRELERIGGRIMAEHNLFTPAEFFTDEARRAGAWKFRKSLYPIMAESRPTGTMALIEDIAVPVARLTDAVNSMGELFAKYSYRDALILGHAGDGNLHFTMTDDFYGDANLKRYQEFTDDLVDLVLGFEGNLKAEHGTGRVMAPFVRRQYGDELYEVARELKFAVDPQNWMNPDVIITDDPEIHLKNLKHPEEVEDEINNCVECGFCEAVCPSRDLTLTPRQRIVVRRARAKAEALGDTAAVKEIDDNHLYPGVQTCAVDSMCATACPVNIDTGKFIKSLRRTDASPAEQKVWNAAAKAWAPATKGAAAALTAASALPPALVQGVTGIGRVVVDPDTIPLYTKDLPRGGTARGGTGRGRGERGGQFVGAADGTLAGMYLPACVNTMFGPVRGGDGAPRAFQELLAKAGLKLFVSDNIDSLCCGTPWSSKGMADGHATMSGKVAASVRQALESHPELRGLPIISDASSCTDGFADMLTGDDSVSGDATVMDAVRFVAEEIVDKLDVAKAYDSVTLHPTCSSTQMGINGHLTALAEACAHEVHVPLDWHCCGFAGDRGMLHPELTASSTKEEAAEAQALDADAHASCNRTCEIGLTRATGKPYRHVLELLAAAAR; the protein is encoded by the coding sequence ATGACCGCACCGACACACACCACCTCACACACGTCCGCATTCCCCGTTGACGGCAGCATTGATTACCGTGGCTGCTTCGAGCACGCTGTGGGCGACGCGCACCAGGTCAAGACGGATTTGGTCTACCGCGCAGCCTACGGCTCGAATACGTCGCACTACGATTACACCCCGGCCGCCGTCGTGGAGGCCACCTCTGCGGAGGAGGTTGGCCGGATCTTCGCCGCGGCGCGCGAACGGGGCATCCCGGTGACGCTGCGCTCGGGTGGTTCGTCGTTGTCGGGCCAGGCGGCGTCGGATAGCGTGATGGTGGACGTGCGCAAGCACTTCCGCGGCATGGACATCCTGGATGGTGGCAAGCGTGTGCGCGTGCAGCCGGGCCTGACCATCGATGACGTCAACCTGCGGCTGGCACCTTATGGCTACAAGCTGGGGCCAGACCCGGCATCGACATCCGTGGCCACCATCGGCGGCGTGATTGCCAACAACTCCTCCGGCATGGCGTGTGGCACCGAGTTCAACTCGTATAAGACGATCGAGTCGATGACCTTCGTGCTGCCGTCCGGCACCACAATCAACTCGGCGGACCCGGACGCGGACCGTCGCTTCGCGGAGGCGGAGCCGGAGCTGGTGGACACCCTGCAGCGACTGACGCGCCGTGTGCGCTCCAACCCGGAGTCCGTGGCGATTATCGAGCGGCATTTCGCCATCAAGAATTCCATTGGTTACACGCTCAACTCTTTCCTGGACTACGACTCCCCGGTAGAACAGTTCATTCACCTCCTCGTGGGTTCGGAGGGCACGCTGGCGTTCATCGCGGAGGCCACCTTCCACACCATCCCGCTGCGGCGCTTCGCGACGACCGCGATGGCGGTGTTTTCCAACCTCACCTCGGCCACCGACGCCCTGCCCGCGCTCAAGGAATCGGGCGCGGCCACGTTGGAGCTTCTCGACGACAAGTCGATCATTGAAGGTCAAAAAATCCCGGGTACGCCGCAGGAGATTCACGGCTTCGACCCGCAGGGGCAGACCGCGATGATCGTGGAGTACCACACCGATACCCTCGAGGAGCTGCGCGAGCTCGAGCGCATCGGCGGCAGAATCATGGCCGAGCACAACCTGTTCACGCCGGCGGAGTTCTTCACGGACGAGGCCCGGCGCGCCGGGGCCTGGAAGTTCCGCAAGTCGCTGTACCCCATCATGGCCGAGTCCCGCCCCACCGGAACGATGGCGCTCATCGAGGATATCGCGGTGCCCGTCGCGCGCCTTACCGACGCCGTGAACTCCATGGGCGAGCTGTTTGCCAAGTACTCCTACCGCGACGCGCTGATCCTAGGCCACGCGGGCGACGGCAACCTACACTTCACCATGACCGACGATTTCTACGGCGACGCGAACCTCAAGCGCTACCAAGAGTTCACGGATGACCTGGTGGACCTGGTCTTGGGATTTGAGGGCAACCTCAAGGCCGAGCACGGCACGGGCCGCGTGATGGCACCGTTCGTGCGCCGCCAGTACGGCGACGAGCTCTACGAGGTGGCCCGCGAGCTGAAATTCGCGGTGGACCCGCAGAACTGGATGAACCCGGACGTCATCATCACCGACGACCCGGAGATCCACCTGAAGAACCTCAAGCACCCGGAAGAGGTGGAGGACGAGATCAACAACTGCGTGGAGTGCGGCTTCTGCGAGGCCGTGTGTCCGTCGCGGGATCTCACGCTCACCCCGCGCCAGCGCATCGTGGTGCGCCGCGCCCGCGCCAAGGCGGAGGCGCTCGGCGATACCGCGGCGGTCAAGGAGATCGACGACAACCACCTCTACCCCGGCGTGCAGACCTGCGCGGTGGATTCCATGTGCGCCACGGCGTGCCCGGTGAATATCGATACGGGTAAGTTCATCAAGTCCCTGCGCCGCACGGACGCCAGCCCAGCGGAACAGAAGGTGTGGAACGCGGCGGCGAAGGCGTGGGCACCGGCGACCAAGGGCGCAGCCGCCGCGTTGACCGCGGCGAGTGCGCTGCCGCCCGCCCTGGTTCAGGGAGTGACCGGCATCGGGCGTGTGGTCGTGGACCCGGACACGATTCCGCTGTATACCAAGGATCTCCCCCGCGGTGGCACCGCACGTGGCGGCACGGGTCGGGGCCGCGGGGAGCGCGGAGGGCAGTTCGTCGGCGCGGCGGACGGCACGCTCGCCGGCATGTACCTGCCGGCATGCGTGAACACGATGTTCGGACCTGTCCGCGGCGGCGACGGCGCCCCGCGGGCCTTCCAGGAACTGCTCGCCAAGGCGGGACTGAAGCTGTTCGTGTCGGACAACATCGACTCGCTGTGCTGCGGCACGCCCTGGTCGTCGAAGGGCATGGCGGACGGCCACGCCACGATGTCCGGCAAGGTCGCAGCGAGTGTACGCCAGGCGCTCGAGAGCCACCCGGAGCTGCGCGGGCTGCCGATCATCTCCGACGCGTCAAGCTGCACCGACGGATTTGCGGACATGCTCACCGGCGACGATAGCGTGAGCGGCGATGCCACAGTCATGGACGCGGTGCGGTTCGTGGCGGAAGAGATCGTCGACAAGCTGGACGTGGCCAAGGCCTACGACTCGGTGACCCTGCACCCCACCTGTTCCTCGACGCAGATGGGCATCAACGGCCACCTCACCGCGCTGGCGGAAGCCTGCGCGCACGAGGTGCACGTGCCGCTGGACTGGCACTGCTGTGGCTTCGCGGGCGACCGCGGCATGCTCCACCCGGAGCTCACCGCGTCCTCGACGAAGGAAGAGGCGGCGGAGGCCCAGGCGCTCGACGCGGACGCGCACGCCTCCTGCAACCGCACGTGCGAGATCGGGCTGACCCGCGCCACCGGCAAGCCCTACCGCCACGTGCTGGAGTTGCTCGCCGCCGCCGCGCGCTAG
- a CDS encoding MDR family MFS transporter — protein sequence MAEQTKKMTPEVTMSLVVLVAAATVMILNETSLSVALPAVMADFGIPATSAQWLTTGFMLTMAVVIPTTGFLIERFSTRQIFVASVLLFMAGTTLAALAPTFLVLLAGRVIQASGTALAMPLLMTVTMTLVPPQRRGTIMGIISVVISVAPALGPTVGGLILDRFSWHFIFWFMLPLGLLILALGVAKLPNVGETRETPLDVPSVVLSVFAFGGLVYGLSSIEQMLAGNATVPVVVTVVGVVSLVFFVRRQLALAKDSRALLDLRPFTIRNYTIAVVIMLLAMGLLLGSVTVLPIYLQTSLGVTAMTAGLVVMPGGLLQGLLSPIIGRIFDSVGPRPLMIPGALAMAVSIWLLSLLGEDAALWKVVAIYMLFAVSVGFMMTPLMTTSLASLPQELYSHGSAILTTLQQLAGATGTALLIVVLTRGTQLGEESGLGEAAATAQGASWAFMVGGTLAVVAAAMTPLVKRVRVDAEETAPVAPGDA from the coding sequence ATGGCGGAGCAAACAAAGAAGATGACCCCAGAGGTCACCATGAGCCTGGTGGTGCTCGTGGCGGCGGCCACCGTCATGATCTTGAACGAGACGTCCCTGTCTGTGGCGCTGCCTGCCGTCATGGCGGACTTTGGTATTCCGGCAACGTCCGCGCAGTGGCTGACCACCGGCTTCATGCTGACGATGGCAGTGGTTATCCCGACCACGGGCTTTCTTATTGAGCGCTTTAGCACCCGCCAGATTTTCGTGGCGTCGGTCCTGCTGTTTATGGCGGGCACGACGCTGGCGGCGCTGGCGCCGACGTTCCTCGTGCTCTTGGCCGGGCGCGTCATTCAGGCGTCCGGCACGGCGCTGGCCATGCCGCTGCTGATGACGGTGACCATGACCCTGGTGCCGCCGCAGCGGCGCGGCACCATCATGGGCATTATCTCCGTGGTGATTTCCGTGGCCCCGGCGTTGGGACCGACAGTTGGCGGACTGATTCTGGATAGGTTTAGCTGGCACTTCATCTTTTGGTTCATGCTGCCGCTGGGGCTGCTGATCCTGGCGTTGGGAGTGGCCAAGCTACCCAACGTAGGTGAGACCCGCGAGACCCCGCTGGACGTGCCGTCCGTGGTGCTGTCCGTGTTCGCTTTCGGCGGCCTGGTGTATGGCCTGTCGTCGATTGAGCAGATGCTGGCGGGCAACGCCACCGTCCCGGTCGTCGTGACCGTGGTCGGCGTGGTGTCGCTGGTGTTCTTCGTGCGCCGCCAACTGGCCCTGGCCAAGGACAGCCGCGCGCTGTTGGACCTGCGGCCATTTACCATCCGCAACTACACCATCGCGGTAGTCATTATGCTGCTGGCCATGGGCTTGCTGCTCGGTTCCGTGACGGTGCTGCCCATCTACCTGCAAACCTCCTTGGGCGTGACGGCCATGACTGCCGGCCTCGTGGTGATGCCCGGTGGCCTGTTGCAGGGCCTGCTCTCGCCGATTATCGGCCGCATCTTCGACTCCGTGGGACCGCGTCCGCTGATGATCCCGGGTGCCCTGGCTATGGCCGTCTCCATCTGGCTGTTGTCCCTCCTGGGGGAGGACGCTGCACTGTGGAAGGTGGTAGCAATCTACATGCTCTTCGCGGTGAGCGTGGGCTTCATGATGACCCCGCTGATGACCACGTCCCTGGCATCGCTCCCGCAGGAGCTCTACTCACACGGCTCCGCGATCCTGACCACCCTGCAGCAGCTGGCCGGCGCGACCGGCACGGCGCTGCTTATCGTGGTGCTCACCCGCGGTACCCAGCTGGGCGAAGAGTCCGGCCTCGGCGAAGCCGCCGCCACGGCGCAGGGCGCGAGCTGGGCGTTCATGGTCGGCGGCACGCTGGCCGTGGTGGCCGCGGCGATGACCCCGCTGGTCAAGCGCGTGCGCGTCGACGCAGAGGAGACTGCGCCGGTCGCACCGGGTGACGCCTAG
- the lysS gene encoding lysine--tRNA ligase, whose amino-acid sequence MTEQKTTDNNPTAELPEQLRIRRDKRERLIASGTDAYPVAVPRDLSLRELREQFQAVPEDYDGEKVDGVTYLTPGEETDVVKSIAGRLIFMRNTGKLCFATLQDGDGTQVQAMLSLAEVGEDALAAWKSDVDLGDFISVTGRVISSRRGELSIMATSWTMASKAVRPLPVSFADLAEDTRVRQRYNDLIVREDARKNAMTRIKVMRALRHYLEDRGFLEIETPMLQTLHGGAAARPFVTHSNALDIDLYLRIAPELYLKRAVVGGIDKVFEVNRNFRNEGVDSSHSPEFAMLEFYEAWGDYNTGADTTRELIQSVARAVFGSTTVTLSDGTEYDLGGDSWPELDMYESLNEALARKFPGQPEVTIESTVDELKGIADAIGLKVPEKGGWGHGKLVEEIWELLCEDQLEGPIFVKNFPVETSPLTRDHREKPGVTEKWDLYVRGFELATGYSELVDPVIQRERFEDQARLAANGDDEAMVLDEDFLAAMEQGMPPSAGVGMGIDRLLMALTGLGIRETVLFPMVKPEPKA is encoded by the coding sequence GTGACTGAGCAGAAGACGACTGACAACAACCCCACCGCCGAACTCCCGGAGCAGCTGCGCATTCGCCGCGACAAGCGCGAGCGCCTCATCGCTTCCGGCACCGACGCCTACCCCGTGGCCGTCCCGCGCGATCTCTCCCTGCGCGAGCTGCGCGAGCAGTTCCAGGCCGTCCCGGAGGACTACGACGGAGAGAAGGTCGACGGTGTCACCTACCTGACCCCGGGCGAGGAAACCGACGTCGTCAAGTCCATCGCCGGGCGCCTTATCTTCATGCGCAACACCGGCAAGCTTTGCTTTGCGACGCTCCAGGATGGTGACGGCACCCAGGTTCAGGCCATGCTGTCCTTGGCTGAGGTGGGCGAGGACGCCCTGGCTGCCTGGAAGTCGGACGTCGACCTCGGTGACTTCATCTCCGTGACCGGCCGCGTCATCTCCTCCCGCCGCGGTGAGCTGTCCATCATGGCCACGAGCTGGACCATGGCGTCTAAGGCTGTCCGCCCGCTGCCCGTCTCCTTCGCCGACCTGGCGGAGGACACCCGCGTGCGCCAGCGCTACAACGACCTCATCGTCCGCGAGGATGCCCGCAAGAACGCCATGACCCGCATCAAGGTTATGCGCGCCCTGCGCCACTACCTCGAGGACCGGGGCTTCCTGGAAATCGAGACCCCGATGCTGCAGACCCTGCACGGCGGCGCCGCCGCGCGCCCGTTTGTCACGCATTCCAACGCGCTCGACATCGATCTCTACCTGCGCATCGCCCCGGAGCTGTACCTCAAGCGCGCCGTCGTCGGCGGCATTGACAAGGTCTTCGAGGTCAACCGCAACTTCCGCAACGAGGGCGTGGACTCCTCGCACTCCCCGGAGTTCGCCATGCTCGAGTTCTACGAGGCCTGGGGCGACTACAACACCGGCGCCGACACCACCCGCGAGCTCATCCAGTCCGTGGCGCGTGCGGTCTTCGGTTCCACCACGGTCACGCTTTCCGACGGCACCGAGTACGACCTCGGTGGCGACTCCTGGCCGGAGCTCGACATGTACGAGTCCCTCAACGAGGCCCTGGCGCGCAAGTTCCCGGGCCAGCCGGAAGTCACCATCGAGTCCACCGTGGACGAGCTCAAGGGCATCGCCGACGCCATCGGCCTCAAGGTCCCGGAGAAAGGCGGCTGGGGCCACGGCAAGCTCGTCGAGGAAATCTGGGAGCTGCTCTGCGAGGACCAGCTCGAGGGCCCGATCTTTGTCAAGAACTTCCCCGTGGAGACCTCCCCGCTGACCCGCGACCACCGCGAGAAGCCCGGCGTGACCGAGAAGTGGGACCTCTACGTCCGCGGCTTTGAGCTGGCCACCGGCTACTCGGAGCTCGTTGACCCCGTCATCCAGCGCGAGCGCTTCGAGGACCAGGCCCGCCTGGCCGCCAACGGCGACGACGAGGCCATGGTGCTTGATGAGGACTTCCTCGCCGCCATGGAGCAGGGCATGCCCCCGAGCGCCGGTGTGGGCATGGGCATCGACCGCCTCCTCATGGCGCTCACCGGCCTCGGCATCCGGGAGACCGTCCTCTTCCCAATGGTCAAGCCTGAGCCGAAGGCCTAA
- a CDS encoding PhoX family protein, whose protein sequence is MALKGRNLLSNLFASSRSKLTCTYKCGNGCFGDCENTSGNTYFGDLMSRRAALRAGGLTVVTVGGGAALAACSSEGSDNAAGSSSSAGSSQKTSEVKTEHVSNEGMQFKPVEPNTKDEVVIPEGYEQAVLIAWGDPVIEGAPEFDPENQKPEDAEKQFGFNNDFAGLLEHPDDENRMVYVCSHEYTTEPQMFPDYDAENPTEDQVKIGWAGHGLTVLEVSKVEGSGELKREFGPLNRRLTATSDFKLVGPAAGTDLVKTEKDKKGELVKGTLNNCSGGVTPWGTILSGEENFDQYFGNAKVDDKKAQKSLERFGFKDEPSARKWEKFDDRFDVSKTPNEPNRFGWLVELDPFDPESTPVKHTANGRFKHEAGNVHVLDDNTVVCYSGDDSRFEYLYKFVSSKKYKEGDKKHNMTILDNGTLYVATFEGNSKDDEIDGSGALPEDGAFDGKGKWVKLLTSNTDENKFESHVDGMSAEEVAVFTREAADKVKATMLDRPEDVEVSPTNNKVYIALTNNKYRGAAEGENGRLEDVKEYAPIKENKNGLVMEMDDDHAGEEFTWNLMLVCGDPKEASTYFGGFDKEKVSPISCPDNLAFDNHGLLWVSTDGNALDSNDGLYAVTTEGDNRGELKCFLTVPAGAETCGPIVDDDRVMVNVQHPGETDEATYENQTSHWPEGGDSIPRPACVVVWKKDGKIGIEG, encoded by the coding sequence ATGGCACTCAAGGGCCGTAACCTTCTCTCTAACCTGTTTGCTTCCTCCCGTTCCAAGCTGACCTGCACCTACAAGTGCGGTAACGGCTGCTTCGGTGACTGCGAGAACACCTCCGGCAACACCTACTTCGGTGACCTGATGTCCCGCCGCGCCGCTCTGCGCGCTGGCGGCCTGACCGTCGTCACCGTCGGCGGCGGCGCTGCACTGGCAGCCTGCTCCTCCGAGGGGTCCGACAACGCTGCTGGCTCCTCCTCTTCCGCCGGTTCTTCCCAGAAGACCTCCGAGGTCAAGACCGAGCACGTGTCCAACGAGGGCATGCAGTTCAAGCCGGTTGAGCCGAACACCAAGGACGAGGTCGTCATCCCTGAGGGCTACGAGCAGGCAGTGCTCATCGCCTGGGGCGACCCGGTCATCGAGGGTGCACCGGAATTCGACCCGGAGAACCAGAAGCCGGAGGACGCTGAGAAGCAGTTCGGCTTCAACAACGACTTCGCTGGTCTGCTGGAGCACCCGGACGATGAGAACCGCATGGTCTACGTCTGCTCCCACGAGTACACCACCGAGCCGCAGATGTTCCCGGACTACGACGCCGAGAACCCGACCGAGGACCAGGTCAAGATCGGCTGGGCTGGCCACGGCCTCACCGTCCTCGAGGTGTCCAAGGTGGAGGGCTCCGGCGAGCTCAAGCGCGAGTTCGGCCCGCTGAACCGCCGCCTCACCGCGACCTCTGACTTCAAGCTCGTCGGCCCGGCTGCCGGTACCGACTTGGTGAAGACCGAGAAGGACAAGAAGGGCGAGCTCGTCAAGGGCACCCTGAACAACTGCTCCGGCGGCGTGACCCCGTGGGGCACCATCCTCTCCGGCGAGGAGAACTTCGACCAGTACTTCGGCAACGCCAAGGTGGACGACAAGAAGGCTCAGAAGTCCCTCGAGCGCTTCGGCTTCAAGGACGAGCCTTCCGCACGTAAGTGGGAGAAGTTCGACGACCGCTTCGACGTGTCCAAGACCCCGAACGAGCCGAACCGCTTCGGCTGGCTGGTAGAGCTGGATCCGTTCGACCCGGAGTCCACCCCGGTCAAGCACACCGCTAACGGCCGCTTCAAGCACGAGGCTGGCAACGTCCACGTCCTCGATGACAACACCGTGGTCTGCTACTCCGGCGATGACTCCCGCTTCGAGTACCTGTACAAGTTCGTCTCCTCCAAGAAGTACAAGGAAGGCGACAAGAAGCACAACATGACCATCCTGGACAACGGCACCCTCTACGTCGCTACCTTCGAGGGCAACTCCAAGGATGACGAGATCGACGGCTCCGGCGCTCTGCCGGAGGACGGCGCATTCGACGGCAAGGGTAAGTGGGTTAAGCTGCTGACCTCCAACACCGACGAGAACAAGTTCGAGTCCCACGTGGACGGCATGTCCGCCGAAGAGGTCGCAGTGTTCACCCGTGAGGCTGCCGACAAGGTTAAGGCCACCATGCTGGACCGCCCGGAGGACGTTGAGGTCTCCCCGACCAACAACAAGGTCTACATCGCGCTGACCAACAACAAGTACCGCGGCGCTGCCGAGGGCGAGAACGGCCGCCTGGAGGACGTCAAGGAATACGCTCCAATCAAGGAGAACAAGAACGGCCTGGTCATGGAGATGGACGACGACCACGCTGGCGAGGAGTTCACCTGGAACCTCATGCTGGTCTGTGGTGACCCGAAGGAAGCGTCCACCTACTTCGGCGGCTTCGACAAGGAGAAGGTCTCCCCGATTTCCTGCCCGGACAACCTCGCGTTCGACAACCACGGCCTGCTGTGGGTCTCCACCGACGGCAACGCCCTGGACTCCAACGACGGCCTGTACGCCGTGACCACCGAGGGCGACAACCGCGGCGAGCTCAAGTGCTTCCTCACCGTTCCGGCTGGCGCTGAGACCTGTGGTCCTATCGTTGACGACGACCGCGTGATGGTCAACGTTCAGCACCCAGGCGAGACCGACGAGGCCACCTACGAGAACCAGACCTCCCACTGGCCTGAGGGCGGCGACTCCATCCCGCGCCCAGCCTGCGTTGTGGTCTGGAAGAAGGACGGCAAGATCGGCATCGAGGGCTAA
- a CDS encoding GntP family permease gives MDTWEPTLSAGPLLAIAALSIALILAMVIFFKVHAFVTLTTVSALTALMAGIPLDSIVPTMTEGFGKTLGSVALLVGLGAMIGRLVETSGGAKSLAELLVSTFGEQKAPLALGVASLIMGFPIFFDAGLIVMLPVIFAVARRLKGSVLTYGIPAAGAFSVTHVFLPPHPGPVAAAEFFHADIGLILLFGLLVALPTWYLSGYRLGLFLGKKFPDRMVDSLTGPIVDDGQLPTSPASPLKVIGILLIPMLLIFGNTGLSTLQTTGAADGDATWVQFLVFLGQTPIALLITTAAAMLLLGLHRGIDKTAIEKTMESALGPICSVVLITGAGGMFGGVLRASGIGDALADSMAGLGIPVIIAAYIIAVALRLAQGSATVALTTAAALMVPAVEAGGFTAVQLALIVLATAAGSVFGSHVNDSGFWLVGRLMNLDVATTLRTWTVNQALISVIGFTFVGALYGASLMFR, from the coding sequence ATGGATACTTGGGAACCAACTCTGTCCGCCGGACCTCTCCTCGCTATCGCGGCCTTGTCCATCGCTCTCATCCTCGCGATGGTCATCTTCTTTAAGGTTCATGCATTCGTCACCTTAACCACCGTGTCGGCGCTTACTGCTCTCATGGCAGGAATACCACTCGACAGCATTGTCCCTACAATGACAGAAGGTTTCGGTAAAACGCTCGGATCGGTGGCACTATTGGTCGGTCTTGGAGCGATGATCGGTCGGCTTGTCGAAACCTCCGGCGGTGCCAAGTCCCTTGCAGAGCTACTCGTTTCAACCTTCGGCGAGCAAAAGGCCCCTCTCGCACTCGGTGTGGCTTCACTAATCATGGGTTTCCCCATTTTCTTTGATGCGGGTCTCATCGTGATGCTGCCAGTTATTTTTGCCGTTGCACGACGCCTCAAGGGGTCGGTGCTCACGTACGGCATCCCAGCTGCCGGCGCCTTTTCCGTCACCCACGTGTTCCTGCCACCACACCCCGGCCCAGTGGCAGCAGCCGAGTTCTTCCATGCGGATATTGGCCTCATCCTCCTTTTCGGCCTGCTGGTAGCCCTCCCTACCTGGTACCTTTCGGGTTACCGCCTCGGACTATTCCTCGGCAAGAAATTCCCTGACCGAATGGTCGACTCACTAACGGGCCCCATAGTCGATGATGGACAGCTGCCCACTTCTCCCGCGTCTCCACTAAAGGTTATCGGCATCCTGCTCATCCCTATGCTTCTCATCTTCGGTAACACCGGACTTTCCACTTTGCAGACAACTGGTGCGGCCGATGGAGACGCCACGTGGGTCCAGTTCCTGGTATTTCTCGGACAAACCCCCATTGCACTTCTCATCACCACAGCTGCTGCGATGCTACTCCTCGGCCTTCACCGTGGGATAGATAAAACCGCAATTGAAAAGACCATGGAATCGGCACTAGGACCAATTTGCTCAGTCGTTCTCATCACTGGTGCAGGTGGCATGTTTGGCGGGGTTCTCCGCGCCTCGGGCATTGGGGATGCGCTGGCAGACTCGATGGCTGGCTTAGGCATCCCCGTCATTATCGCCGCCTACATCATCGCCGTTGCACTGCGCCTCGCGCAGGGTTCTGCAACGGTCGCGTTGACCACTGCTGCGGCACTCATGGTTCCGGCAGTCGAAGCTGGCGGCTTCACAGCTGTTCAATTGGCACTCATCGTCTTGGCCACAGCCGCGGGCTCGGTATTTGGCAGCCACGTCAACGACTCCGGTTTTTGGCTGGTCGGACGGCTGATGAACCTCGACGTCGCCACCACCCTGCGAACGTGGACGGTAAATCAGGCGCTCATCTCGGTTATTGGTTTCACCTTTGTTGGCGCGCTCTACGGTGCGAGCCTAATGTTCCGATAG
- a CDS encoding gluconokinase, whose product MNALLPSPQCNDFAYRHIVIMGVSGSGKSTVGEMLSPVVGLAYRDGDDLHPQENIAKMARGVPLTDEDRWPWLREIGAWLAAADNGAMVGCSALKRSYRDLIREYVPEVAFLHLDGEFSVLFERMNHRPGHFMPASLLHSQVETLESLGPDESGKLFDISEPLETIVGKAARWIRTGDQLSEH is encoded by the coding sequence ATGAACGCCTTGCTTCCTTCGCCTCAATGCAACGACTTTGCTTACCGGCACATCGTTATCATGGGAGTGTCGGGATCTGGTAAGTCAACTGTGGGGGAGATGCTGTCGCCAGTGGTCGGACTGGCTTATCGAGATGGCGATGATCTTCATCCGCAGGAAAATATCGCCAAGATGGCGCGCGGTGTTCCACTAACTGATGAGGATCGGTGGCCATGGTTGCGCGAAATCGGGGCCTGGTTGGCGGCTGCCGATAACGGGGCGATGGTGGGGTGCAGTGCCTTGAAACGTTCGTACAGAGACCTCATCAGGGAGTATGTTCCGGAAGTAGCCTTTTTGCACCTTGATGGTGAGTTTTCTGTTTTGTTCGAGAGGATGAACCACCGGCCGGGGCACTTTATGCCAGCGTCTTTGCTGCACTCCCAAGTAGAGACCTTGGAATCGTTGGGCCCCGATGAGTCAGGAAAGTTATTCGATATCTCGGAGCCGTTGGAGACCATTGTAGGTAAGGCAGCAAGGTGGATTCGTACTGGCGATCAGCTATCGGAACATTAG